The following proteins are encoded in a genomic region of Toxotes jaculatrix isolate fToxJac2 chromosome 3, fToxJac2.pri, whole genome shotgun sequence:
- the lrrn2 gene encoding leucine-rich repeat neuronal protein 2 — protein MRIMRPTLVLLQSQCLLCVFVAVCVPSAVGSLPHALPWHVSCPVRCVCQIKPWFSPDSVYHEAPTVDCNDLLLTKLPVPIPPNTHTLRLQSNLLSEINTAVLHGLPNLTDLDLSQNRFSHVRTITQSSSLPSLLSLHMEENHLGHLPNASFSSLPALQELFLSHNNLHSIAPGAFTGLDSLLRLHINNNRLTTIDPRWFRALPRLEVLMLGGNPVEALPERGFLALKSLRSLVLGGMGLRGLAEKALEGLDGLESLSFYDNLLTKVPTQALRRVPGLKFLDLNKNRIKLIETGDFRDMIHLKELGLNNIEELVSIERAALENLPELTKLEITNNPRLSYIHPQAFLQLSRLESLMLNSNSLSALHHHIMLSLPSLQEVSLHSNPLRCDCLFQWAAEEASHSHTEKDTQTDTQAARVVRFIQPQATLCSEPPELRARRVREVSSREMSASCLPMIPASSLPSYVGVREGGKLVLHCRGLADPQPELYWVTPSGLRLGPAPSHVTKSLPASAPCHSLTSSEGFNHTSASSVSHSHAQDDIPCNPSEHYQLLPEGTLEINKVTPSEAGLYTCVAENTLGADTRSVTVGVHSREKKRERGTSANLKGFPLFRQDARLEVREVRQYYAILSWQSGRNLPSTRLSWQAIYSNAHTPTYTTRILAGTQSFNLTHLQAGTFYRVCLHLGMSEDAKHVNRRSRESRKPQCVSFRTKDVPEPEPSLQLSPELTSTAVTLLLLALILLLLAGQGWDTQPSEGAEKLHTTLLQEIKNPKVLIINQKADGSNEYQPKQNEKLLLHEAC, from the coding sequence ATGAGGATTATGAGGCCGACTTTAGTCCTTCTACAGTCACAgtgtctcctgtgtgtgtttgtggccgTGTGTGTGCCCAGTGCTGTGGGCTCGCTACCTCACGCACTACCATGGCATGTCTCCTGCCCGGTGCGGTGTGTTTGCCAGATCAAGCCGTGGTTCTCCCCTGATTCGGTCTACCATGAAGCTCCCACTGTGGACTGCAATGACCTGCTGTTGACCAAGCTCCCGGTACCCATACCCCCGAACACGCACACCCTGCGCTTGCAGAGTAACCTGCTGTCTGAGATCAACACTGCGGTGTTGCATGGTCTCCCCAACCTCACCGACCTTGACCTTTCCCAGAATCGTTTCAGCCATGTCAGGACAATTACTCAGAGCTCCTCCCTgccctctcttctgtctcttcacatGGAGGAAAACCATCTTGGTCACCTCCCCAAtgcctctttctcctcactgcCAGCTTTGCAGGAACTCTTTCTCAGCCACAACAACTTACATTCAATAGCACCTGGAGCCTTCACTGGTCTGGACTCCCTGCTGCGCCTTCatatcaacaacaacagactCACCACTATTGATCCTCGGTGGTTCAGGGCTTTGCCCCGTTTGGAAGTTCTCATGCTTGGGGGAAACCCGGTGGAGGCCCTTCCTGAGCGAGGCTTCCTGGCCCTGAAATCCCTCCGGAGTCTTGTCCTTGGTGGCATGGGTCTAAGAGGCCTGGCTGAAAAAGCACTGGAAGGGTTGGATGGCCTGGAGAGCCTCTCCTTCTATGATAACCTGCTGACAAAGGTCCCCACACAAGCCCTGAGAAGAGTTCCAGGACTTAAGTTTCTAGACCTCAATAAGAACCGCATCAAACTTATCGAGACAGGAGATTTCCGAGACATGATCCACCTGAAGGAGCTCGGCCTGAACAACATTGAGGAGCTTGTTTCCATTGAGAGAGCCGCCCTGGAGAATCTTCCAGAGCTCACCAAGCTGGAGATCACCAACAATCCACGTCTGTCCTACATTCATCCTCAGGCTTTCCTCCAGCTGAGCAGACTGGAGAGTCTGATGCTCAACTCCAACTCTCTCAGCGCTCTGCACCACCACATCATGCTCTCCCTGCCCAGTCTTCAGGAGGTCAGCTTACACTCCAACCCACTACGATGTGACTGCCTGTTTCAGTGGGCCGCTGAGGAGgcctctcactctcacaccGAGAAAGACACgcaaacagatacacaagcaGCTCGGGTAGTGCGCTTCATCCAGCCCCAGGCCACCTTGTGCTCTGAACCACCAGAGCTGAGAGCTCGCAGGGTGAGAGAGGTGTCCTCCAGGGAGATGTCGGCCTCCTGCCTCCCCATGATACCTGCCAGCTCCCTCCCCTCCTATGTAGGAGTAAGAGAAGGGGGCAAACTGGTTTTGCATTGTAGAGGTCTTGCAGATCCACAGCCTGAATTGTACTGGGTGACCCCCTCTGGGCTGAGACTTGGTCCTGCACCCAGCCATGTAACCAAAAGTTTACCAGCTTCTGCTCCCTGCCACAGCCTGACATCCTCTGAAGGATTCAACCACACATCTGCCTCCAGCGTCTCTCACAGCCATGCCCAAGATGATATTCCCTGTAACCCCTCCGAACACTACCAGCTCCTGCCTGAGGGAACTCTGGAAATCAACAAAGTCACTCCCAGTGAAGCGGGATTGTATACCTGTGTAGCTGAGAACACGCTAGGAGCAGATACACGCAGTGTTACTGTGGGTGtgcacagcagagaaaagaaaagagaaaggggcACGTCTGCTAATCTGAAGGGCTTTCCATTATTCAGACAAGATGCCAGGTTGGAGGTGAGGGAGGTCAGACAATACTATGCTATCCTGTCCTGGCAGAGTGGGCGCAACCTCCCCTCAACTCGCCTGTCCTGGCAAGCCATTTACTCAAATGCCCACACTCCGACATACACCACACGCATCCTGGCTGGCACGCAGAGTTTCAACCTGACCCACCTGCAGGCAGGGACATTTTATCGCGTGTGTCTACATTTAGGGATGAGTGAGGATGCCAAGCATGTCAACAGGAGGTCAAGAGAGAGCAGAAAGCCTCAGTGTGTTTCGTTCAGGACAAAGGATGTCCCAGAGCCTGAGCCCAGCCTGCAGCTAAGCCCAGAGCTGACCTCCACAGCAGTTACACTTTTGCTTCTCGCActcatactgctgctgctggcaggCCAAGGCTGGGACACTCAGCCCAGTGAGGGGGCAGAAAAGCTCCACACTACCCTCCTCCAGGAAATCAAAAATCCCAAGGTTCTGATCATCAATCAGAAGGCAGACGGGAGCAACGAATATCAGCCAAAGCAGAACGAGAAACTGCTCTTACATGAGGCCTGCTGA